The window TGAATCCTCTTCATAGAAAATTATTTTTCTTTCAGCTACTAGTAATAGCGATCCAACTTCTAGTTTTATTCCTAACCATTTAAGTTTCTTGTTAAATTTTTACTCCTATGTTAGCTTGAGAAACGATCTTATATTGTGGGAAGGATGGAGTAACTAATAGTATTAATAGAGGGTTAGGGTTAATGCCCATCTATATAGGCTAGTATTTATAGTTAACTAGAAGCCAAAAATGAGATATCTATTTCTTGCGTTGAAGACCATCTACTAGTTAGTTGTTCATTCTACACTAATAGCCTAACATATCGTAAACCTCCCGGCCTCCACGTCCACATAGATCATGCAAGTAATTAAGGCCAATGCCACAACTCGGACATAGAACATTGCTACAATCACGGTCAGTCGAGGACTAGCAATCACATAAGCAATGGCAACGACATCAAGATTTGTTAACCAGGTTCACCAAACATCTACATCCTTGGATATGACTACGGATGCTCCTCTTTATGTACTAAATGGCATAGTGCAGTCTACAAAGCCCACCGAGGCCATCAAACAGGTATCCAACCACCCAACACGTCGGGTCCGACCACCCCTGCCGCAGGTGAATGGACTGTCCCTCTCATGATCTCTGTCTAGCCTACCAGCTTATGTCCGTGCCTTTATATAATAGGCTTGAGTTACACGTGTTCGACTCAAAAATTAACCATTCGCTAATTATAAGTTCAACTGTAGCACAACTCATACACGCAAAATATTCAACACAAAATTTACAAACACGAAGCAGTCGGGAAAAATTGTAGTTGTTTGCAATGGATGTATAAGTGACAAAAACGATGGCCTCATCACTAATCCTTGTAACTAGAAATTTGAAAATGTTATTCTACAATGCTTCAAAAGTACATCACACAAAAATATGTTCTATCGAGTTTTTCGTCCTTAAAAACTACAACTAGACAATTTATGAAATTACCACCGTATATGTACCAATGTATCACACTGCAAAAAGTTGTGATCCATGACGGATTTCTAGTGATGATCTCATAAACCTTCATAGAATGGCTTAAATCTGTCATGGTTCTAGAATTTCCATCATAGATCAAAATGTCCTCACGAGGCCCAACTGGTGATGCTTATTCTAACACAAATAAGGGGCGCGGGAATCCTATACAGAGCGTAGGGTGCTCGCGATCGAGGTAGCGCGTACCCCCCTCACAGCGCGGGTGTCGTATGGGCCAAcccatttttcttttctttttctttctttttttatttttttattttatgttttctttttctttctcttttttcttctttaccTTTTCACCTTTTTGTGAATTTTCTTTTCAAATCCACAAAAAAAATTGTCGAATACCAAATAATGTTCATCATTATAGGAAAAACTCATAAAAATATGTTCAAAGAATTCATATTTTATGCATCgggattttaaaaatgttcatcaaaatTAGAAATTTGTTCATCGCTTAAAAAATGTGCACTCTTTTGAATCAAAAACATGTTTGAATTCAAGAACTGTTTTGACAATTAAAAATTCACAATGTTTTCAAATTTTAGAACCAATCACGAATTATTTTAATATagaataaaataaaaaaaggaaataaaaaaggaaaagtaAAAAACGAAAACGAATAAAACAGGAGGCGCCCCGCCCTGCGCATTGGCCGGCCCAAAAGGGCGAGCGGGGGTGCGTGCTGCCGCACGACTGGGCGCGCCTCATGCACCAAATAGGAGGTCCCGCGCGGCTATGTGGCGCCCGCAGAGACTCTTAGCGCAGGGTCGCCTATAGGGAGCCGTTGCTGGACCGTCCAGTAACCACATGGTCGCGTCATGCTGACTTCACTCTAACGTCAACCTTTCTTTTTTACTTCACATTTTTGTCATGGTTTTTCGCTTCACCTATTCACAATTCTTTATATTTCTAAGTAGTCTAAATATATGTTTAATGAAAACAActtaaaataaaaaaaatcaaaaatttaatcattcatttgaaaatcttaaacATGTATATAATTTTTTTAATCATGTACCTGAATAATTATTGTGACATTTAAAACATTTCGCGCATTTAAAAAATGTATGTCATGTTATTGTTTATACAATGTAAGAAAAATATTCACATAATACAAAGAAATGATTCATACATTCAAGAAATGTACTTTACATTTCAAAAATTGTCCATGAATTCTAAAATGTGTTCGCGAAAATTTCAACTTAAAATGTATAAAATATAAAATGTTTGCATACTGTTAGAAACTGTTTCATATGATTCCAAACATGTACATGACACATTAAAGTAAAATCCTGCGattcaagcaaaatatttgtgacattttaaaaatgtttatACAATGTAGAATAATGTTAAGGAAGTTTAAACAATGTTATTTCCGTTAAAAAAAATACGTTTCATTTTAAAGCAATATTCACGTGTTAGAAAAATGGTTGTCAAGATTTTAAAAATTGTGTGtacaatgtaaaaaaatgttcatgtagtTTGAAAAAAATTAGTGCCAATAAAAATGTACAAATTTATTACGAACATCTTACCGTGTATTGAAAAAAGTGTTCAAAAACATGTATAGTTTTTTAAATGTTCATCATGTATTATAAAATGTCGAACGTGTATAAAAATGCTTCAATTGTGCACTAAAAATGTACATTATGTACTAATAAAAAGTAGACATATGTTGAAAAGAATAAAACTGATAAAAACAAACAATGAAAAAACtgataaaacagaaaaagaataCGAAGAAACCCAAGAAAGGGGAAAAAAAGAGAACTAAGTATAATGAAGGAAAAATCGACAAAAAAAACTGTAAAGAAAAACCGAGGGAAACCGGTGAAAAGAACAATGAAACCCCGAAGGAAAACCATGAGAAAacgaaacagaaaaaaaaaaagaaCCGATTTGATCGATTGTAGGTGGTTCTTAATAGGAACCGGTCCAGGTGAGACATAAATAGTCGTGCATAATCAGGAAACCATCACATTATTACAAACCGTCACATATTAGTATATTACCACGGAAACCAGATCATAGGAAACTGAGGCCAGCctagtaaacacattttttttcttttttctatttATCTTTTTCATGAAAAAATTAAAACCAACATAGTGTTGTGAAAGATAACATATAATTTGTACAAACTCACAAAAATATGAACAATGTATAGAAACATTGATAATGCATCCATCTATCTATTCAAGGCAATTTCATGCATATTAAAAGTAGGATTTAATAATTTGTTAACAAAAAAAGTGTAATTGAAGATATAACTTAAATATATATTTTTAATTGGGATTTAATTATCCTAACAACCATTTgtatttttatatatttttaAGATATGAGCTATAAGGTCGTAGAATAACTCAAATGTGAATTTTGTTTCCATTTAGATACATGTAATTGAAATTGGAACTATATCAATGTTTATAGCTAGAAATTCATTTGATGCCTAAATAATAGAAAATGAGTTGAGAAACGACTTATTTCTATATGAGGAACATAATGTACTATGTTCTACTTAGAGAAAGTTTGGAGCATTTTAATAAAAATTTATTATGATGCTTCATGATAGAAGCACAAGTTACAAATTAATGCACAATCCTGGCTTTGTAAAATGGCTAAAATTTTAGATACAGTTTCATGATGTCATAACATGACCACATGTTGATTTTCATACATTTTAGACCAAATTCAGATTTTATAAAAACGACAGGCCAATAAGATGCAAGTAGATTTTGGATTTCCCCAAGCAAACTTTTTTTTTGTCTTTATATTTTTCTGGGTAGGAGCAAAAATATGAATTTCCCTTTCAGTTAAACGAATTTGTAAGATACTTGAAGTACACATTTCAATTATATCCATTAATTACTGGAAGTGTATTTAATGCCAATATAAAAGAAAATTGGTTCATAAAAAATACATAAATTTGACATTAATATTGCATTGTAGTATGTTCCATGCATAAAAAGTTTGTAGAATTTTAGATAAATATTTTGCGAGTTACTGCACATGCACCATTATCTTGGTGTGTGAAAGATGGAACACACATGCATCTGAGCCCGGGCTCAGATGCGGATTTTTGCATGAATGTATAGTAGTGTATACTAGTGTCAAATCAAGTTGTAGTTTAAATCCCAAGTGTAAATGATGAAGAAAATGTTTCTTGGAGTTTAAACTTCACAGATAGGCTTTGTATGCTATGATATTTTTTGGGTCATGCATGAGTTACAAATCAATGCAATCCAACTCTCGTAAAATTGATTGAAATTTTAAACACGATCCCATAAGGTGATAACATGACCTTGATTCAAGCTTTAATATTTTTAGACCACATTAAGATTTTATAGAAGAAAATGAGCACCAAATAAGATGCATGTAAAGAATTGGACTTTTCGAAGAAATTTTTTGCATTTTAATATTTTTTTGGAATAATGTTTATAGAGTGTTGGTTCCAGGTGCATCAGTCGTGGAGACTGCATGGTTGTTGTGTGTATGTGAACACTAAGTTATAGGGGGTGCTACAACATATACACCACTAGCTTGTGTCACTAGTTTAATAAACAAAAAGTCACCACCGTAGTGTTGATGTTGTCGACATACGCGTTAGTATTAGTTATCACCATGTTGGTATGCTCATTATCTTCATAGTTATGACGTATTTACTGTAAATTTATGAACATGGTAATGCTTAAGTGCAGTCTTTAATATTAGTTACCACCAGTGTGTTGTTATGTACTTACAAGACTATCAAATAATAGTTACCATCATGGTGGTATGGTACTTATCAGCATGGTAACTTGTTACACAATATGAAGGTGGCTAGGGATAACCAGTTGTGTGTTTGGTTGAGAGGATGAAAGAGTGGATGATTGTTACACTCACCATTTTGTATGAGGTGGTGAGATTACCCCTCCAATATGTAATTTCAGCAATATAGATATATCAAATCTGGGCTCAACTTTGATTTTGAAATTTAGAAGTAAACTGTAACATCACAGACCAACATAACATGTCAACACCAATAATTTCGAAAATAGGAAAGTGCAACTTCATAATCATAGTCCAACATCTTAGACAAGTAGCAACTATACATAATAAACTAGTAGTGCATGAGATGTAGATATGAAATAGTTCATCATCTCTAAGTTATACAACCCATAGTTCATAGTCTGGTTGACATCAAAAGTAAGTCATACAACCCAAACTCCATATTGTTGGGTCATATCAAAAGAGGTCATGCAAATACCACACATGCCTTCAATCTTCAACCATCCATTGGAGGGAAGGTGTTCTTCACATACCTAGCAACCCAAATACTCTTTTGGTCCTTCTCCAAGAGTTGAAATGCCATTGCAATGTTCGGATTCTCAACCAAGTAGGCAAAATAATGGGCAAGGTAATCAATACCGAAAAAGGGAATATCTTTCATGCCCTCCCAAAGGCCCACCATGGAGTTGTTCGTAGAGTTGTTCGTAGAGATGCTCGTGGAGCTGTTGTCGGTGCTAACACTCCTCTCTATGGCAATAGCAAGCCTTTCACCCACTGCCATAAGGGTTGATTGCAGCCCCTCATCAACACTAGACTTTGTTTTGGCCCTTTTGGGATTGGGAGCCACGGAATCGCCTCCATTGCTTGACTTGCTACCTTCTTCAAGTGGGGAAGCCTCATTATCTGAAATTTCATTAGCCTCTGTACCAAGGGGGTCATTTGAGCCTTTCGTATATTGACCCGTGGCCATAGTATTACCATGAATGATAGCCATCTCATTATAGTGCTTCAGAGGCTTGTTCAGAAAAGGTTCATCCTCTTTGTGGTCCTAGAAAAAAGAAAACAACATCAACAAGTAGACAAGCAGCAAGTATTTAGCATAAACAAATGAAATCCCGCAAGTATTTCACATAAAGAAACTCACTTCAGGTTATATTTTACATGTAGAAACAAATTCCAGCAAGTAAATGGCATATAGAAACTATATCCAACAACTATTTAGCATAAACAAATGAAATCCAGAAAGTATTTGACATAAAGAAACTCATTTCAGGTTATATTTTACATGTCGAAACAAATTCCAGCAAGTAAATGGCATATAGAAACTATTTCCAACAACTATTTAGCATAAACAAATGAGATCCAGCAACTATTTGACATAAAGAAACTCATTTCAGCTTATATTTGACATGTAGAAACAATTTCCAGCAAGTAAATGGCATATAGAAACTATATCCATCAAGTATTTAGCATAAACAAATGAGATCCAGCAAGTATTTGACATAAAGAAACTCATTTCAGCTTATATTTGACATGTAGAAACAATTTCCAGCAAGTAAATGGCATATAGAAACTACTTCcaacaagtatatggcacatagAAACACATTCCAGCTTGTACTTGACATATAGAGATACCTTAATATGGTTAGTGTAGTGCTCATGATCAAGAACGATCATAGACTTCTCATCATCCCATAATGCACCACTCAACCCCCTAAGTTTGAGTATTGTTCCCCATTTCCTCCTCCATGTCCTATTGTGATTACCAATGTTGGCATGAGTCAAATTGAGCTGAAAATGCTCATTCATAGCAGTCGCACAACGAGCCAATTGGCACTTCTTGAAGCCAGTTGATGTTCTAACTCCATCACCCACAACCTTGCATAGGTGATCAAGCATGAAGGAAGTCATCGGAGCTGTCCATACAATTTGTTTAGCCTCCATTTCCTATAAGGTTATGCACAGATGTGTCATGACTATAAATTTATATAAGTAAAAGAGGTAAGAACATTATATTCAGCACACAATCTCTCATCACCAATAAATTTCAGCTTGTAAAAGAGGTAAAAACATTCAATACAGCACGTAGTATGTCTTTACCAATAACTTTCAGCAAGTAAAGGAGGTAAAAACATTCAATACAACCCATAATGTGGCATTACAAATAAATTCCAGCAAGTACAAGGTTTCAAAAAAGAAGAAGACGACATTACAATGGTTTAAATCGAGCTACTACATATGATTCTGCTGCATGTAGTTCTGGCGGTCTGCCCACATATTATCAGCGATTCCTTGCCTAAAATTAACCATTGCTGTATGTTCACTTGCTTGACCACTTGATGATGAAGCATGGTTAATGTTGGCAACCCACTCATTCTCGGGTATGATATACTCATCTATCCCATCATTGATGACCCAATTATGAATAATGCAGCAAGCTACAACAATGTCTACTTGAGTAGGATATTTGAAAAATGGGGTAGCATCATCAAGTATTTTGAATCTTCCCTTGAGTGACCCAAATCCACGTTCTACGGTCGTGCGAAGAGAAGAATGCCTAAGATTAAACAACTCCTTTTCATTTATAGGAGGATTGTTCCCCCACTCATTCAAATGGTATCTCACTCCACGAAAAGGGGGCAAGAACCCTGGCTTGGCTCCATATCCAGCAT is drawn from Aegilops tauschii subsp. strangulata cultivar AL8/78 chromosome 1, Aet v6.0, whole genome shotgun sequence and contains these coding sequences:
- the LOC123497821 gene encoding uncharacterized protein — encoded protein: MEAKQIVWTAPMTSFMLDHLCKVVGDGVRTSTGFKKCQLARCATAMNEHFQLNLTHANIGNHNRTWRRKWGTILKLRGLSGALWDDEKSMIVLDHEHYTNHIKDHKEDEPFLNKPLKHYNEMAIIHGNTMATGQYTKGSNDPLGTEANEISDNEASPLEEGSKSSNGGDSVAPNPKRAKTKSSVDEGLQSTLMAVGERLAIAIERSVSTDNSSTSISTNNSTNNSMVGLWEGMKDIPFFGIDYLAHYFAYLVENPNIAMAFQLLEKDQKSIWVARYVKNTFPPMDG